The following coding sequences are from one Anopheles bellator chromosome X, idAnoBellAS_SP24_06.2, whole genome shotgun sequence window:
- the LOC131213154 gene encoding cytochrome P450 4g15: MSATVAQADGLNNNANIISPINMFYFLLTPALLLWFVYWRLSRRHMLELAERIPGPKGLPLIGNALDLIGSSHSVFRTIIEKGKDYNEVIKIWIGPKLIVFLVDPRDVELLLSSHVYIDKSPEYRFFKPWLGNGLLISTGHKWRQHRKLIAPTFHLNVLKSFIDLFNENSRLVVEKMRKENGKAFDCHDYMSECTVEILLETAMGVSKKTQDQSGYDYAMAVMKMCDILHLRHRKMWLYPDLFFNLTQYAKKQVKLLDTIHSLTKKVIRNKKVAFDKGTRGTLATTSIKTADIEKPKEVGGTPAGSTNTVEGLSFGQSANLKDDLDVEENDVGEKKRLAFLDLLLESAENGALISDEEIKNQVDTIMFEGHDTTAAGSSFFLSMMGVHQHIQDKVIQELDDIFGDSNRPATFQDTIEMKYLERCLMETLRMYPPVPIIARSLKQDLKLASSDIVVPAGATITVATFKLHRLESIYPNADVFDPDNFLPERQANRHYYAFVPFSAGPRSCVGRKYAMLKLKIILSTILRNFRVRSDLREEDFKLQADIILKREEGFQIRLEPRQRKVKAL, encoded by the exons atgtccGCCACCGTAGCGCAGGCCGACGGCCTCAACAACAATGCCAACATCATCTCACCGATCAACATGTTCTACTTTCTGCTCACCCCGGCCCTGCTCCTGTGGTTCGTCTACTGGCGCCTGTCGCGCCGGCACATGCTCGAGCTAGCGGAAAGGATACCGGGCCCGAAGGGGCTACCGTTGATCGGAAACGCGCTCGATCTGATCGGTAGCTCACACT CTGTGTTCCGCACGATCATCGAGAAAGGCAAGGACTACAATGAGGTCATCAAGATCTGGATCGGCCCGAAACTGATCGTTTTCCTGGTGGACCCGCGCGATGTCGAGTTGCTGCTCAGCAGCCACGTATACATCGACAAGTCGCCCGAGTATCGCTTCTTCAAACCCTGGCTAGGCAACGGGCTGCTCATCAGCACAG GACACAAATGGCGCCAGCACCGTAAGCTGATCGCACCGACCTTCCACCTGAACGTGCTGAAAAGCTTCATCGATCTGTTCAACGAAAACTctcggctggtggtggagaaAATGCGCAAAGAAAACGGGAAGGCGTTTGACTGCCACGACTACATGAGCGAGTGCACCGTCGAGATTCTGCTCG AAACGGCGATGGGAGTGTCGAAAAAGACGCAGGACCAGTCCGGTTACGACTATGCGATGGCCGTCATGAAGATGTGTGACATTCTGCACCTGCGGCACCGGAAGATGTGGCTGTATCCCGACCTGTTCTTCAACCTGACCCAGTACGCGAAAAAGCAGGTGAAGTTGTTGGACACCATCCACAGCCTCACCAAGAAGGTCATCCGCAACAAGAAGGTAGCCTTCGACAAGGGCACCCGCGGCACGCTCGCGACCACGTCGATCAAGACGGCCGATATCGAGAAGCCGAAGGAGGTGGGGGGGACACCCGCCGGCAGCACCAACACAGTGGAGGGGCTCTCGTTCGGTCAGTCGGCCAACCTGAAGGATGATCTGGACGTGGAGGAGAACGATGTGGGCGAAAAGAAGCGCCTGGCGTTCCTGGACCTACTGCTCGAGAGTGCGGAGAACGGGGCACTGATCTCGGACGAGGAAATCAAGAATCAGGTCGACACGATCATGTTCGAGGGGCACGACAcaacggcggccggcagcagctTCTTTCTGTCGATGATGGGCGTCCACCAGCACATCCAGGACAAGGTGATCCAAGAGCTGGACGATATCTTTGGCGActcgaaccggccggccacgttcCAGGATACGATCGAGATGAAGTATTTGGAGCGGTGCCTGATGGAGACGCTCCGCATGTACCCACCGGTGCCGATCATCGCACGCTCGCTCAAACAGGACCTAAAGCTCGCATCGAGCGACATTGTTgtgccggccggggccaccatcACTGTGGCCACCTTCAAGCTGCACCGCCTGGAATCGATCTACCCGAACGCGGATGTCTTCGATCCGGACAACTTCCTCCCCGAGCGACAAGCCAACCGTCACTACTACGCGTTCGTGCCGTTCTCTGCCGGCCCAAGAAGCTGTGTCG gccgGAAATATGCGATGCTGAAACTGAAGATCATCCTCTCGACCATTTTGCGAAACTTCCGCGTACGCTCCGACCTGCGAGAGGAAGACTTCAAGCTGCAGGCGGACATTATCCTGAAGCGCGAGGAAGGCTTCCAGATCCGCCTCGAGCCACGCCAGCGCAAGGTGAAAGCACTGTAA